Below is a genomic region from Candidatus Dormiibacterota bacterium.
GATACCGCGCTGCGCACGGCCGGCTTCGACGGTATGCTGATTCGCACCGATGAAGCGGGCTTGGGCCTCGACGAAAGTGCAAAACGAACGTTTGCCCGAGGCGGTGATAACGCGGGCTCGCCGGCCGCGGTGGCGCTGCTCCTGGCCGAGCTCGCGCGCGGGGAGATCTTGAGCGACGCATCCCGGCGCGCGTTTATCGGCGCGCTGCTGCACGCATCCGGAGGAGGCGCGAATGGCTTGGCCGCCGGGCTTCCCGCCGGGACGCGTCTCGCGCACATCTCCGGCACCTCGCCGCGGTTCGACAACGTGCGTGACGCCTGCAACGACGCCGGCATCGCGCAGATCAACGGACGCAACGTAGTGATCGTCGCAATGCTCGCTAACGCGCGCGTAACGCGCAAACAATGCGATGCGATTCTCGCACAGGTCGCGCGAACGGCGTGGGCGGCGAGTGCCGACGTGATCCCGTAAGTGGCGCGCAGGCTGCGCCTGGGCATCGATGTCGGCGGCACCTTCACCGACGTTGTTGCCATCGACGCGTCGACGCGCGCTCTGATCGCTCGCGTCAAGATCCCCACCACGCACCACGCGCCCGAGGGCGTGGCCGCCGGCATCGTAGCCGGCATCGCCGCGCTGCTGGAGGCTGCCGCCGTCGATCCCTCCGACGTGGCGTTCATAGCGCATTCGACGACGCAGGCGACCAACGCGCTCCTGGAAGGCGACGTCGCGCGCGTCGGCGTTCTCGGCTTGCTCGGCCGCGGCGGCTGGCTGGCGCGCTCCCAAATGCGCTTCGCACCCGTGGCCCTCGCGCCCGGCATCGAGATGACGCCCGCATTTGCGTTCGCATCCGCACGCGACCCGGCCGCGATTACGGCGGCCGTCGATGCGCTGATCGCCTCCGGCGCGCAAGCGATCGTTGCGACGCAAGCCTTCGGCGTCGATCGCCCGGAGATCGAGGCCTATGCGGCCGGCGCCGCGCGCGAACGCGGCGTCTTCGCTACCGCCGGCCACGATATTACCGCCATGTACGGCCTGCGCGCGCGTACGCGCACGGCCGCGCTCAATGCCGCGATTCTTCCGAAGATGGTCCACACCGCGCGGATGACGGCTCAAGCCGTGAAGGGTGCCGCGATCGACGCGCCGCTGATGATCATGCGCAGCGACGGCGGCGTGATGGATGTCGGCGAAATCGAGCGCCGTCCGATTCAGACGCTGCTCTCGGGCCCCGCAGCCGGTGTGGCCGGCGCCC
It encodes:
- a CDS encoding serine hydrolase; this translates as MLPIVVAPIVAQVSQAPVSERAMLGERIDGIVRSAHVATGGDLGIVIWDMETDVLFERNSDEAFPLAGLMRLAVALTAYRAVDAGTLALDAPITQSSGSTTVRDALARSLSLDDRSATDVLYHAVGGTDAIDTALRTAGFDGMLIRTDEAGLGLDESAKRTFARGGDNAGSPAAVALLLAELARGEILSDASRRAFIGALLHASGGGANGLAAGLPAGTRLAHISGTSPRFDNVRDACNDAGIAQINGRNVVIVAMLANARVTRKQCDAILAQVARTAWAASADVIP
- a CDS encoding hydantoinase/oxoprolinase family protein, translated to MARRLRLGIDVGGTFTDVVAIDASTRALIARVKIPTTHHAPEGVAAGIVAGIAALLEAAAVDPSDVAFIAHSTTQATNALLEGDVARVGVLGLLGRGGWLARSQMRFAPVALAPGIEMTPAFAFASARDPAAITAAVDALIASGAQAIVATQAFGVDRPEIEAYAAGAARERGVFATAGHDITAMYGLRARTRTAALNAAILPKMVHTARMTAQAVKGAAIDAPLMIMRSDGGVMDVGEIERRPIQTLLSGPAAGVAGALLHESVSDGIFIEVGGTSSDCTAIRAGQPRMRPARIGGHRTMLRTVDVRTLGV